The segment CAGCCGGGCTTCCGTATAGCGAGGTGGAGGCTGGGTAAAGTGCTGTTTGGGGTCAATGGATTTTCTTTTCACCCGTTGATTGGGTTCCAACTCCGGCAAGTATTTGTTTTCTTCTTTTTTGCGATCATCCTGACTTTCCACATACACTTTCATAAAACCGGGAAACTTCACTTTGGAACCGGTAGCCCGAAACAGAGCCTCCCCCACCTGGATATCTGCCGCAATCGCATCCATGACTGCGGGAGCCATTTGGCTGGCAATAAACCGCTCCCAGATCAGCTTATAAAGCCGCATTTGATCCCGGCTCAGATAAGGCTTCATCTGGTCTGGAGTACGAAGAGCGGAAGTGGGACGGATTCCTTCATGAGCATCCTGGCTCCCTGTCTTTTTTTTATGAGAACGGGGCTTGTTGGGCAAATAAGCATTGCCGAACTTCTCCTTTATGTATTTCCCCGCTTCTTCTTGTGCCGTAGCGGAAATCCGGGTGGAGTCCGTCCGCATGTAGGTGATCAACCCCACGGTTCCTTCTTTTTTGCTCAGCCCCACGCCCTCATACAATTGCTGAGCCACAGCCATGGTCTTTGCTGCCCGGAAATTCAGCTTACGGGCGGCTTCCTGTTGTAAAGAGCTGGTGATAAAAGGAGGAGCTGGATTTTTACGTCGTTCACTCTTCTTTACGGATTCCACGACAAAGCGTTTGCCCTTAATGGCCTCCAACAACTTCTTCACATCATCTTCCGATTTTAAAGGGGTTTTCTTTTTTCCATATCCATGAAACTTGGCTTCAAATTCCTCATTATTCGCCAATAATATAGCAGTAACGGTCCAATATTCCTCAGGCTCGAAGTTTCGGATTTCCTTTTCCCTGTCTATCACCATCTTGACTGCAACGGATTGCACCCGTCCGGCACTCAGGCCTTTTTTTACTTTCTTCCACAAAACCGGACTGATCCCATAGCCCACCAACCTGTCCAAAATCCGCCGTGCCTGTTGGGCCTGTACCAGGTCCAGATTGATTTTCCGTGGATTTTTGAAAGCTTCCTGCACAGCTTGCTTGGTAATCTCATTGAAAACCACCCTGCATTCATCATCCATCTCCAAATTTAGACTGTGAGCAAGATGATAAGCAATCGCTTCACCTTCCCGGTCCGGGTCCGCTGCCAGAAAAACCCGTTTCACTTTTTTCCGGGCATCCCGCAGTTCTTTCAATACATCACCCTTTCCGCGAATGGTAATATATTTCGGTTCAAATTGATGTTTTGTATCCACTCCCAACTGACTCTTGGGCAAATCCCGCACATGTCCCATCGAGGCCTTAACAATATATTTTCGGCCCAAATACTTTCCGATGGTTTTGGCCTTGGCGGGTGATTCCACAATAACCAGGGAATCGGCCATACCATGACCTCCTCTCTAAAATCCACAATATACCAAATCGAATGATGAATGACAAGTTAAACTCGTGTCATACTTAACACC is part of the Kroppenstedtia pulmonis genome and harbors:
- the topA gene encoding type I DNA topoisomerase, coding for MADSLVIVESPAKAKTIGKYLGRKYIVKASMGHVRDLPKSQLGVDTKHQFEPKYITIRGKGDVLKELRDARKKVKRVFLAADPDREGEAIAYHLAHSLNLEMDDECRVVFNEITKQAVQEAFKNPRKINLDLVQAQQARRILDRLVGYGISPVLWKKVKKGLSAGRVQSVAVKMVIDREKEIRNFEPEEYWTVTAILLANNEEFEAKFHGYGKKKTPLKSEDDVKKLLEAIKGKRFVVESVKKSERRKNPAPPFITSSLQQEAARKLNFRAAKTMAVAQQLYEGVGLSKKEGTVGLITYMRTDSTRISATAQEEAGKYIKEKFGNAYLPNKPRSHKKKTGSQDAHEGIRPTSALRTPDQMKPYLSRDQMRLYKLIWERFIASQMAPAVMDAIAADIQVGEALFRATGSKVKFPGFMKVYVESQDDRKKEENKYLPELEPNQRVKRKSIDPKQHFTQPPPRYTEARLVKTLEEKGIGRPSTYAPILDTIQKRGYVVLEDKRFVPSELGEIVISLMEEFFPEILNVEFTVQMEEELDHVEEGKVNWVEILERFYEKFEKRLEVAEEEMKEIEIKDEVSDETCEKCSKPMVYKFGRYGKFLACSGFPDCRNTKPIVKSTGVTCPRCNQGEIVERKSKKKRTFYGCNRYPECEFVSWDKPDPRPCPKCKGMLVEKRRKKGTLIQCTQCDFSEEKN